Sequence from the Halobaculum rubrum genome:
ATCGCCGCGGACGTGGAGTTCCTCGTGATAACGCCCGACGAGGGGGCCGCACGTTTGCTCCACGAGGAGGACGGTGTCCACGTGCTCACTGCCGACCCGTCCGGCGAGGAGCCGCTGGAGCGCGCAAAGATCGGCGACGCCCGCGCGGTCGTCGCCGCGACGAACAACGACGCTGAGGACGCGCTCGCGATCCTCACGGCCCGACAGCTCAGCCCGGACGCGACGATCGTCGCCGCCGCGACCGACCGCGAGAACGTGAACAAGCTGAAGCGCGCGGGCGCCGACACGGTCATCTCGCCGGCGACGATCGGCGGACATCTCCTCGTCGAGTCCGCGCTGGGCGGAGAAGACTCCGAGGCGGTCGCTCGACAGCTGCTCGACGAGGAGTGACGCGTCCGGCCGGCGGGGACGGGCATCCCCGAGGTCACGCCGCGGCCAAGGCGGCGAGTAACTCCTCGACGACGGCGACGTCATCGGTCCAAAGGCCCGTGTACCCGTCCGACTCCTCCCTCGCCACGAGTCCGCACGCCTGCGCCTCGTCGCCCCCGTCGAACGCGAGGGCCCAGAACCGGTCGAGGTCGCCGTCGCCGGTGGCGTGGTACGTGACGCCCGGTATCGTCGGCGGCTCCCAGTCGTCGGCCCCGTACACGTGGACGGCGAGGTCGGTGTCGGCCGCGAGGTGACGGTACGCGTCGACCTGCGGTCGGAACGCCGAGAACCGCTGAAAGCTCGCGCGAAGGGTTCCCGTACCGACCCGATAGGCGCGGTCCTCGATCTCCCGACTCACCGCGCGTAGCGCCCCGCGCCGCATCGACGTGAACAGCGTGTCGTCGAACAGCTCGAAGATCGCTCGATACCCCGGGGACACCTCGTCCCGTTCGCCGGGGCGGACGATCGGCGGAGCGAACAGCCCCTCCAGCTCCGCGGCGCCGATCACCCCGGCGAACTCGCCGTCGGTCTCGATGTGGACGAACGGGTCCGGCCCGGTCGGCGGGAGCTCGCGGACCGC
This genomic interval carries:
- a CDS encoding DICT sensory domain-containing protein translates to MLDSLLTRARNREHAIVVYRGDEPIEVESLFAAHGVEYAVRELPPTGPDPFVHIETDGEFAGVIGAAELEGLFAPPIVRPGERDEVSPGYRAIFELFDDTLFTSMRRGALRAVSREIEDRAYRVGTGTLRASFQRFSAFRPQVDAYRHLAADTDLAVHVYGADDWEPPTIPGVTYHATGDGDLDRFWALAFDGGDEAQACGLVAREESDGYTGLWTDDVAVVEELLAALAAA